One segment of Methanolinea mesophila DNA contains the following:
- a CDS encoding 2-oxoacid:acceptor oxidoreductase subunit alpha, with protein MIEFSTLIGGKAGDGINSAGFLVAQLFNRMGYSVYSYFDYPSLIKGGHNFSLVRACAKKTGAHRNHCDFVLALNQDSVDLHPELIGDDTTVVYDSYKVKYPDGIPVDIDTILAGEKAPDVMGNSCIIGAFACAAGIPWETLREVFERHIPKSLDLNLRVARRGYDAASPRNSVPRLPGNPAPLLTGNEAIALGLIRGGMDAYVAYPMTPASNVLHFLAGVQKETGIQVVHPENEIGVILMALGFAYTGKKTAVGTSGGGFCLMTEGFSLAGMSEVPVTVVLGQRTGPSTGLPTYTAQSELFFALHAGQGEFPRLIVAPGDAEQATALSAVAMQISWNCQVPAIILVDKTLCEGTYSYADDMVDIPRLAPPSETVGGPYQRYAPTPSGISPAMFPPSPGAVIKVNGYVHDEDGITTEDADITVRMVEKRERKGLTLEKEVEKLDAVRVSGNPSSPDVLLCWGSNKGVAGEVGDDLGLRVVQPLVLWPFPEAQFRNAIHGSSRIISIEDNSTGQLGILLSRFGIRVDHRILKYDGRPFAVDELAARVKEVVSHG; from the coding sequence ATGATAGAATTCAGCACGCTTATCGGGGGGAAGGCCGGCGACGGGATCAATAGCGCGGGCTTCCTGGTGGCCCAGCTCTTCAACCGGATGGGATACTCGGTCTACAGTTATTTCGATTATCCCTCCCTGATAAAGGGCGGGCACAATTTTTCACTCGTCCGTGCCTGTGCGAAGAAGACCGGGGCCCATCGCAACCACTGCGACTTTGTCCTGGCATTGAACCAGGACTCGGTCGATCTCCACCCGGAACTCATCGGCGACGACACGACCGTGGTGTACGACTCGTACAAGGTAAAGTATCCAGACGGGATTCCGGTGGATATCGATACCATTCTCGCCGGGGAAAAGGCACCGGACGTGATGGGGAACTCGTGCATTATCGGTGCATTCGCCTGTGCGGCCGGGATCCCCTGGGAGACGCTCCGGGAGGTGTTCGAACGGCACATCCCCAAATCGCTGGACCTGAACCTCAGGGTCGCCAGGCGGGGGTACGATGCGGCGAGCCCGAGGAACAGCGTCCCCCGCCTCCCCGGGAACCCGGCACCCCTCCTGACAGGAAACGAGGCGATCGCCCTCGGGCTGATCCGCGGGGGGATGGACGCGTACGTGGCCTATCCCATGACCCCCGCCTCGAACGTGCTGCATTTCCTTGCCGGGGTCCAGAAGGAGACCGGGATCCAGGTGGTCCACCCGGAGAACGAGATCGGGGTGATCCTGATGGCCCTCGGCTTTGCCTACACGGGGAAGAAGACTGCGGTGGGCACTTCCGGCGGAGGGTTCTGCCTGATGACCGAGGGATTCTCCCTGGCGGGAATGTCCGAGGTCCCGGTAACCGTGGTGCTCGGACAGAGGACCGGGCCGAGCACGGGGCTTCCTACCTACACCGCCCAGAGCGAGCTCTTCTTCGCCCTTCACGCGGGGCAGGGGGAGTTCCCCCGCCTTATCGTGGCCCCCGGAGACGCGGAACAGGCGACAGCGCTCTCCGCGGTAGCGATGCAGATCTCCTGGAACTGCCAGGTGCCGGCCATCATCCTGGTCGACAAGACACTCTGCGAGGGGACCTACAGCTATGCGGACGACATGGTGGACATCCCCCGGCTCGCCCCCCCGTCCGAAACGGTTGGCGGGCCGTATCAGCGGTATGCCCCGACTCCGTCGGGCATCTCCCCGGCAATGTTCCCGCCGTCCCCCGGGGCGGTGATAAAAGTGAACGGGTACGTGCACGACGAAGACGGGATCACCACCGAAGACGCAGACATCACCGTGCGGATGGTGGAGAAACGGGAGAGGAAAGGCCTGACGCTGGAGAAAGAGGTGGAGAAACTCGACGCGGTCAGGGTATCCGGGAACCCCTCATCTCCGGACGTCCTCCTCTGCTGGGGATCGAACAAGGGGGTTGCGGGTGAGGTCGGGGACGATCTGGGGCTCAGGGTGGTGCAGCCCCTTGTCCTATGGCCGTTCCCCGAGGCGCAATTCCGGAACGCGATACACGGGTCATCGAGGATCATCTCGATAGAGGACAATTCCACGGGACAGCTGGGAATTTTGCTTTCCCGGTTCGGGATCCGG